TCATACTGGCGATTGTGTGTAGGTAGGAATACTATTGTATTGCCTATacatttgatattatttttcACACTTAAGTACTGAAGTGAAGCGATCTGTCCTCTACCTAGATTAGCAGCACGTCAACCAACGAGGTCAGCTCTACCAATGAACACGCCTCCACAGCTCCAGTCTCTAACATCTCCCACCTGGTCAGGAAGAAGGTCAGGAGCCTTGATGTCTTGTTGGAAtctaaaaatgaagaaaatgatttGCACAGATATTTTGCACAACAGTATTGCTTAATTGAAGCGAACCTTTCTAAATTTCAGAGGAAACCAGAGGAGAGTCCAGTGAAGGAGGGCGTTAAGAAGGTGAAGCAGAATGATGGACACGCTAACGGTGTTCACAAAGCCAACGGAGACACTAATGGACACGCCGACAGTACGGAAGTCAAGAAGTAAGAGACAGTGTTGGCTGACATGGTCACGGTACCAACCTGGCCACAATTGTATTTAATGCTGCTTTAACCATTTATAGCTCAGAACAAGTGTTGAAAAGCAGATCGTCCTAACTCACGGGCCTGATAAATCAGGCTCGTAGTGTACAGCATTGTTTTCTGCTGTTGAGTCTAACTCAAACTCCTTCCTTTCCAGTCAGTGAAGCTGGACTCATCCTGGTTTTTGCCTCCACCCAAGAAGAGAATCATCGACATGCTGAGCTCTTAATGTCACTATACTTGTTTGCTATGTGTATCTTTTTCTATACTTTTGTGAAGCTAGTGTTTATTCACATATGTAACCTCTGCAATTTAATAAAGAACATATTTGATAAACCTTGTTCAATCaagtctgattttatttttttatatgaagAAATTGCTCACAGTAGCTGCAATGATGTATTGTATGATAAGGCCTCATAACTGCACACTGGATGAGAAGTCCTACACATGTGAGCATTTACATGCAgttagacaccccccccccatggtCCTGATTGtagcatctgaacagggagctgtGTAATTTTTGCAAATttcactacaggctgtaggtggtgccacGTAGTTCTACTGGAACATAGGATCAGTTAGCTTTAAGTCTTACCTACGGCATCATTGATTTCGATATCCCATTAAACCAGCGTGCACATAAGCAGGGCCTTGGAACCAAGACTTAAATGGAAAgcagcctttttattttttttaggttgaTTAAACCAGTGCTTCCCCGCAAAGGCAAGCCAGGTTGTTTGCTGTGAAGTCACTTTTGCTTTGAGTTGTCATACTTTTAGAACTTCCACAAGTTAGCGAAACAAGCACACTGGAGTGGTCATGTATTGATGGTTTTACTTTAGgactaaagtttttttttttaatgaatgtgcTGTATCAACCTGGGGaaattgaaaaagtatttttatgcTTAAAGGACGACCAAAACTTCGACGGAGCTAACCCTCACAGCACACATCTCAACTTGTCATAGAATGAAAGGTACAGATGTACATTTTATTCAGGACCCTGTGTTGTACATGAAATTAATTGTTAATGGCAGTAACATCTATGCTTTTgctgctatgacaagtcaaaatgtatgCACTTTAGAAGACACAtaatgaaaagagaaacaatgtatgcttatctttttttttgtaaaaacaaaatgtaccatTTCTGTCGGTAGCTGTTTTCCCCTGACacaatctttttaaatttgataaataCAAGCTACTGCTGAAAAGCATGGCATTGCCTCCTTACctttaaacatttgatttgcAGTTTGTTTTGCCAAACCCAAtttgttaatacattttgctTGTGCAGACGTTTTACTAATACTTAATTCCAAAACTATGagacacatctttttaaaaCTACAACCCCCCTTGTAGAAAGTCAAAACATAGACACCCGCTCTATTCAGCactaatataaaatatttaagtgGGAAACAGCTGCATGTTGTTAACAAGAGAGAACCTAGCGACATCTTTTTTAAGTGCTGCGTTTTAGTGAAAAGTCATTATCTTATCACTCAGACTGATAAGAGTCAAGAATTTGCCTACAAGGCAGTGTGGGATCAATGTGGAATTTTAAAACGGTTCTAGACATAGTAAGTTACATATAGACTCAAACACCACAGAAGTCAGATTCATATTGAAACATATCAGCTTGTCAGGAACCAatttttattaatatcattaatgTGTCATCAGCATCATCAATGAAATGAGTTAGTCTGTTTAAAGCAGAATCAAGTGTGCATTCATTGCCCTTCTTTTCTTGAACACGTCAGTTCCACAAAgcgaagaagaaaaaggaaggtgGGGGAGAAGGGTCAAAGAGGGCAGGGACTGCAGTGAAGGAGGAAACGCAGGGAAAACGACGTCTGGCGGAGCAGGAATCTCCCCCTTCACTGGGATATGATTGGTTTTTCCCTTGTGCaagaatgacaacaaaaaaatcaaaacaaaagaaattcaaaatggTGCTCTAAAAacaaagatgagagagagagggggattgCTTGCTgggatgttgtgttgttgttgttgtttttttgttccataAAGCCACGTTAGGATTTGATGCAGTCGTCGTCGTCGTCAGAGGTCTGGCTGCTGCTACTGGTTTCGGACTCGGAGCCCTCCTCGACGTTCGCCTCCGCTACACTCCTCCAGGGGGTGAAGTGGAGGGTCACACCCCGCGCCCTCGGGAGAGCCCCATTCCTCTGCATGCCGTTCCTCTTCAGCTGGTCAAAGGACACAGACAACCGTGTGTCactaatattaaattaaattaccaaAACGGACACTAGCTGCTTCACTAGCTGTTTCACTGAGTGCTCACCTGTTCAGTTTTAGTCTGGAACTCTCGCAGCTCGTCCTCTGTCAGAGGCAGAAAGTTGTCATCATTTTCTGGGTACTCCTGCCATCCCATGGCCTTCAGCAACCTACAAAAGGATGGACATTTTCTGCTCagttgtgtgagagagagagtgtgtgtgtgtgtttgtgtgtgtgagagcgagtgagtgagtgagacgAACAAGGCTGTCAGCGGTGTCCTACCTGTGCTCTGCCTCCAGGGAGCTGGACAGGTGGTCGGTGTCCGAGTCACTGAGGGAGTAGGACAGACCATTCTCGTGGCAGACTTCCTCGCTGTAGGCTTTGGGCTCTGGGGTGCTGCTTTCACCCTGAGAATATTCACACAGCAGGACAACACACTTCAAAAGAAATTCTGACAGTCGAAAGTGAAGCAAACTgattaaacaaagacaacatttctTTTAGAATTTTTAGCACTTAACTTTTCAGAATTTCCTGTACCTTTTCTTCTTTATatgcagacaaaaacaagtgttgaCTCTCGACTGGGACATTACAAAATTCAACAAAGGACTTGTACTTGCAAACCATTAATAGGTCACAATTTGACAGTCCACTCCACACAATGGAGAATCTTTTTATCTCTGTCACTACCTGTAACCTTTGAAAATTAGGCTAAACTGCTGCCTACCTCTCCTGATGTCCCGGGGCTGCTGCTCGTCAGCTCTCCGGTGCCCTCGTCCTTCAGAGCTCGCAGGAACTCACTCTTACGGTCCGGACCACGGCGCATCAGCTTCAGCCTCGACGGGGCAATGTCTATGGGAGGAGTCGTGCTGGAAGGGTGCTGTAGGTGTGACGGTGCCACAGGAAGGAGAGGAGTGTGGCAGAAGAAGCAGccgtaaaaaataaataaaaaaggaggtaacaattattttttccaaCAGAGACGCCAATTTATCAGCTATAACATCTATTTGGCCAGTAACATTTTACAATTAGGAAACCGAGCTGAATGTATGCAGTTATAAAAGAAATATTGGATCAAAGCAAGTATTTGCAGACATGCCTTTTAGAgttactttgatgtttttaaatcattagtttttactgtacatacactgCTGCATAACGAAATGTCATGTGCACATGTGAGTAAGCATGTCAGTCTCAAACCACACCAACACTTAATTACTATGTTTAGATAAAACCTGTGATTTACTCACACAGTCACGCGTGCAGCCATATGAGCTCAACACAGACAGCTACGCTGGAAGTGCATCATGTTGGGTATGGAAAATCCCCAAATATTGTAACATGAAGTTACTTATTCGTCTTTTCCCTACTGTCCTCACCTCTTTCGGCGTGTTGTGCTGTGGTGCACTGACTGGGGTGCTGGGCTTGGCTGCAGAGACGGGACTGGTGAAGACTGAATCTCGGCCTGGCATGTGAAGGCCAGATTTCGTGATCTCTCTACCACCGGATTTCCACTGGGTGCTCTGGGAAGGAGGACATTCAATGAGTCTCAGTCACAAAAACAGAGACTGCCTCCATCAGAGCAGAGCACCTAAATAACTGGTATTGTTGAAATGATTTGACACATCCTACTTTGGTGGGGGCCACAGCAGGCTTTGGGACCAGGTTCTTGTAGATGCTGGAGCCTGCAATGGGGGCTTTGTTTCCGTTGGTGGACAAGTTGCCAGCAGTGGCAAACCCTGCAGAGAAGGCTGTGCTGGGGTCCTCCTTGGAAACCTTCTTGATAACCAGCATTTTGGACACCATCTGTTTGCCATTAGGGGGGTTTTCTGGAAAAGAATCAGTGATAAAACGTTACAATGTTGAAAATGAGAAACAGAGCTTCTTCAAGAATTGAAATCCAATGTGGACTGGGAGCTCATACCCCACACTCCAGCATGGGGAGCCACTGCTCGCATCTGAGTCCCAGGCTTTCCAGTTGTTTCAGGGTTGAGGGAAGGCTAGAAAGATAAAACATCTGCATTACATACCTTAGCATTAGGGCTCCGCGATATGAGGAAATTACCTAATTGCGATCATTTTGACTGATACTGAGacacaatattggagggaatgtcCACTTTTGTATCATTCTAATTTTCATTGTAaaatttttaaatctaaaaaaaatgaaaatatttttagtgtgatttttacttttatctgtacaaaataaagatttttttctgaagtCAAATTTGTAGGCTGGGACATTACCACAGCACCACattacttcattcagaatggtgtGACACATATTTTGCTTGTAACAAAAAATTggatttggatattgcagtCCTCTATATTTCAATTTGGATAAAATTGCAATTACTTGAGCAGCCCTAAGTAGCATTGAAATGTTGTATTTTCAAGAATTTGAGCATGTTGTTGCTGACGGAATTAACCCTGATGGGTCAGTGGAGGGAAACTCTGGTGATGCATAATACtcataatatttacatttggtATCAGAAGGTAAATATGGGAAGAAAAACGGAAAATGAAAAGGTTTCCGGCAATAGATTTAAGGTCAGGCGCAGTGTGAACAATAACAATCTTAAAATACAGTCTAGCACCAGAGCTGACTGATTAATTTGGGTCAATTATGAAATCACGGTGTTTAACACAATAAGTCAGTGACTTttagaaagatgttgcaattattcacttgcaaaataatcgttttcTTGATTACTCCatttttgtgatcattaggagccaaaatcgtaatcacaattaaaataacggataattgcacagccctacttTGTCATAAAGAGCCATGTAAAGCTCAGTAGCATGTTTAGGAAGACCCAGTGAATCTACTCACAAAGTCCTCTTCCACGAACTTCAGTTTATCGTCCTTGCCATCTTTGCGTTCCTCTTTGGGGAACTTGTCCTGGTACGAGGGGCCTTTGCGGGGATGAAAGTTACCATTGCGCTGCCGGTGCCCCGTCTGCCTGTCCCTGTCGACTCCTACCCGTTTGGGGTGGCGTCCCTGGTGGTGGTGGCCGTCCTGGGCACCCCGCGGCGCTCCATGCCAGCTGGGTGTTTCCTTCCAACAGGAGCCCCCTGCCAGCCCGCCATGCCCTCCTTTGGCCACCCCCGAGTCCACAGAGTCATGCCTCAGAAGTAGAGAGGGCTGCTGCCATCCATCACCTCGAgagaaaatatttatataaatatataatataaacataGTGTATATAACAATCATTATGCTTTACAAATATTTGGAAACCAAGGCTGATTTGTGGCTTTGACAGATAGAGCAGTAAGGTTTCCCATTATGAAATAACATCTTTGATGGCACAGCCCATGGCACTGAAAACAACTAGGCAACATCACACCTACACCTACAATTGCTTCCTCTGAAGGACCAAAAGCACCTACATGATACAGAAACCACTGAGTGAAGGGATCAGGAATGCACACTTCACAGCCAATATCCTAAAATGAAATTAGACTAGCTGTTATGTCCAAATTACTAGAAGAGACATGTCagatttatttcaacatgtcTGAAAGGCACAGCACACCAAAATCAAGTAGACGCACATAGAGCTGCCTTTCTGCTTTCCAAGCTGAGGGCAGCGCAAAACGTGAGTCAAGACAAAGTGAAGGACAACGGTGGGACAGCCCTGGGACTGTGGGAGGAACGGGCATAGAACCTGTCAGACAGGAAGCTTAACTGACTCAAGGTTACTGCTTGGACACAGGATTGAAATTTCCCATTGAACTTGAATGCGTCCTGGTGGTACAACTGATCCCCACAACAGTATCCTTCATCCAGAACAACGCTGCAGAAACTGAGACCAAAACATAACTGAATGGAACTGCGAGATTTCTCCAAAACACAGCTGCTCGGTGGCTCATCAGCATCAATTTCACAAAGGACTAGATGAGCAACAATGAATTGCCATTTTAAAATTGGTACCATATGTTTTTAGTTCAACCGCATGCTTACACATCAGCAGAGCACTGTCTCAGTGGAGTGTACAGTGTAGACACTGATCTGTATATTGATGAAACCAAAGTAACGTACATAATCTAGAAAGCATGGACAGATGGTTTGACAAAAACGGGGACAGGACTCCACCGCCACCTGTCTGCTGCCTGAAACACCTCTGTCTTCTCAGCAGGTGGCCTCAATGGTGTCCTCTTTCAGTAAAGGTTTGCCGCTTCATCACATAATGAAAGTCCGGCAGAATTCTTTTACAAATTTGGCATAAGTGATTTAATGTTTGAAACGTACCCTGCCTAAAGCCTTATAAAAAAGGGTATACACCATTCAATTAGTCTCCATTAATACTCCTGTCATTGTGTTAACCCCTAACCATGACCAGCTTTGATAACATGAACTTGAATGTTCAACTTAAAAACTACCACCTCAGAAGGtggtagtttttttatttttattctaacCAGATGGTGAAAAGGTTTAAGTGCATTGGTCTCTTCAAGACGCACGTGTAACCTTTACTTCGTAATAACATGAGTAAACTGTCTGATTAACTTTGCTAATTTCAGTGTACCTTAaggactgaaaaacaacagtttttctCCGGCTCATTAAAGCATACTTGATTTATCTACACATACGATCATACGAGCCCCTACACACCCGTAGCCCACTGTTGTAGGTTATCTGATTAGACCTCTTGACAAGAGTCCACAGGCGCCTACATCCATGTAAAATATTTGAAgtgcaagacaaaaaaaaaaagacttaattgTAAGGTACAGAGGAGATCTGAGGAAGATCTTATAGATcaaaacatttatgtaaaacacaaataaatgattcatttGGAGCCTAGTCTAGCATTGCCagcttcctccacagtgctgcggaggagggtctggctagtccacacagcattccggcatgggagaaaacgtgctctggtttattggcatgtcttcaaaccaatcacaattgtcggaacctctgcaaaatagcctcaggaacaaacttgttttggtggaacatgtgttcgtgcaaaggttgttttagtcatgcaacagaaaactcagactggacagagaGTCTAGAGTCTAGAGCTGTCTCGATTTACCCCGccgagatctgaggagcagttaaccatagtcctcaaatcGACAGgggtttaaaatgccaacacaaagaaagcggaaggtaaccgCAATCCAGCCGAAATGAAAGACATCAGGCAGAATTTCCAGCACCTGAGCTATCCCGGACGTGGAcagttgtggatatagactaggccTGGCTACACACATCTATTCTGCAAGAGGGAAACCTTTCAAGGTCAAGGTAACTTTATCTTCCCCAAGGGGCAATT
The window above is part of the Etheostoma cragini isolate CJK2018 chromosome 12, CSU_Ecrag_1.0, whole genome shotgun sequence genome. Proteins encoded here:
- the gpbp1l1 gene encoding vasculin-like protein 1, yielding MAQHDFVPAWLNFSTPQPVKSPAANLEKQGEPHHHRDSRAAVSRRRHNSSDGFFNNGSLRAPAGDGWQQPSLLLRHDSVDSGVAKGGHGGLAGGSCWKETPSWHGAPRGAQDGHHHQGRHPKRVGVDRDRQTGHRQRNGNFHPRKGPSYQDKFPKEERKDGKDDKLKFVEEDFPSLNPETTGKPGTQMRAVAPHAGVWENPPNGKQMVSKMLVIKKVSKEDPSTAFSAGFATAGNLSTNGNKAPIAGSSIYKNLVPKPAVAPTKSTQWKSGGREITKSGLHMPGRDSVFTSPVSAAKPSTPVSAPQHNTPKEHPSSTTPPIDIAPSRLKLMRRGPDRKSEFLRALKDEGTGELTSSSPGTSGEGESSTPEPKAYSEEVCHENGLSYSLSDSDTDHLSSSLEAEHRLLKAMGWQEYPENDDNFLPLTEDELREFQTKTEQLKRNGMQRNGALPRARGVTLHFTPWRSVAEANVEEGSESETSSSSQTSDDDDDCIKS